CCCCACGGGCGTTACAGCCCTCTCCAAAAAATCTGAAAATCAATCTTCAAGCTTCAACAGTGGCTCCTGGAAGCGCAGCAAACGCCCGGCATTCCCCAGTACCAGCAAGGTACTGAGGTTATGCAGCACGGCCGCAATCATGGCGCCTGCCGCTCCGAGCCAGCCAAAAGCCGCAAACACCACAATGGCCAAGGTCCAACCCAGGCCGATGATCACGTTGACCTGCAACGTCTGCCGGCACTGGCGGCTCAAGCGCACGCACGTACCCAGGCGTCGCAGGTCGCTGCCGATCAGCACCACGTCCGCCGACGCCAGGGCGATATCCGCCCCGCCCGCGCCCATGGCTACGCCGACCACTCCGGCCTTGAGCGCCAGGGAATCGTTGATGCCGTCGCCCACCACCATCGGACGGAAGCCGCTGCCGATCTCGCCCAACACGCGGTTGAGCTTGTCCTCTGGCAACGCCTGGGCTTCGACGTCACTGATGCCCACCTCCAGCGCAAGGCTATCGGCCACACTTTGACGGTCGCCGGTCAGCAGCAGTTGGCGGCCCAGGCCCAGGTCACGCAGCTCTTGCAAGGCTTGGCGGGCTTCCGGCTTGACGCTATCGGCCAGCAGCAGCCAGGCCAGGAATTGCCCGTTCAGCGCCAGCCCGGCGATGGGGCCATCGTGAGTCGGCACAGCCGTGGTGACGATGCCCAATTGCTCGAATAATTCTGGCCGGCCCAGCGCCGCTTCGCCCTGATCGGTTTGCGCCACCACCCCAAGGCCCTGGCGCTCGCGGATATCGCTCAGCGCCAGCCTGTGTTCCTGCGGCGCCAGCACCGCCAACGCCCGGCTGACCGGATGGCTGCTGGCCGAGCCCAGGCTGGCTGCCAGGTTCAAGACGATTTGCCGATCCGGCACAGCGGTGTCGATGGATTGCAGGCGCAGGGTGCCAAAGGTCAGGGTGCCGGTCTTGTCGACCACCAATGAGGTCAGGTCCGCCAACTCCTCCAGAAACGCCGAGCTGCGAATCAGAATCCCGTGCCGCGCCGCCACCGCGATACCGGCAATCGCCGTGGCCGGCGCCGACAACACCAACGCACACGGGCATGCCGCCACCAGCACGGCGAGCATCGCCTGGGCGTCCTGGGTCACAAACCAGGTGACCGCCGCCAGCAACAACACCAGCACCATATAGCTGCCGGCATAGCGTTCCAGCAGCCGCGTGATCGGCGGCTTGGAACGCTCGGCGTTCTGCATCAACGCAATGACTTTGCCCAAAGTGGATTCATTGCCGGTGCGGGTCACCTCAAGGCGTAACACACCGTCGAGGTTGATCGCGCCGCCAAACACCTGCACGCCGACGCTGGCTTCCAACGGCACCGACTCACCGGTAATCGGCGCCGTATCCAGGCTCGCCTGGCCCGACAGCACTACACCATCGGCCGGCACCCGGTCGCCCGCACGCACTTCTACCACATCACCGGTGTTCAGCGTGCCGTTGTCCACTTCCACGATGCTGCCGTCAGCCTGCACCCGGCGCGCATGGCTGCGGGTCAGTTTGCCCAGGGCATGGATCGCCTCCTGGGAGCCGATCACGCTGCGCTCTTCCAGCACGTGGCCGAAGATCATGATGATCGGCAACAACGCCGCCGTCAGCAGATCGCCGGTGGCCCAGGCGCCGAGCATGGCCAGGGCGATGAGTTGGTCGGTGATGCCATGCAGGCTGGGAAACCGCAGGCTGTACCAGGCCGAACGCATCACCGGCACGGCCACCAGCAGGGACGCCACGCCCAGCAGCAGTTGGCTCACACCCGTCTGGTCCGGCGCGAACCCGCGCCACACCAGACCCAGTACCAGCAAGCCCAAAGCCAGCATGGCCAGGGTCAATTGCCGCGCGGCGCTGCGCTGCTCGGCAGAGGTCAGCATGGGTGCGCTCATTGTTCGGCTCCCTGGATGATCAAGCGGGCGTCGTCTTTCGGATCGACCGTGGTCACGGAACCGGCCTGGCCGAGAATCTTCGGCAGGCGCTCGCGGTACAGGCGCAGCAGCAGGCCCGGGTCTTTCACCTGGGCCAGGCTGGCGACGGTCGCGGTTTGCGCCTGGGCATTGGCCAGGCGTTCGCTGGCCTGGGCGTGCGCCACTTGCACCAGGCGATCGGCCTGTTGGGCCGCATTCTGGGTCAGCTTTTCAGCGTCGGTACGCGCGTTGGCCACCGCCTTATCGGCTTGCTGGCTGGCGGTGAGGACCGCATTGAAGGCATTCACCGCCGGGCCCGGCAGGCTCGATTGCACGTCGACGCGGGTGACGGCGATGCCCAACCCCAAGCCCGTGGACGCCAGTTCCGCGAGGCGTTTATTGATGCCTTGCACCAAGTCACCGCGCAGCCGCTCACGGCGTTCGGCGGCGCCGTTGTCGGTGCCGATCAGCTCGGGGCGCGCCACCAGAATCGTGTCCAGATCGCGCGCCGCCGTCAGGGCCACGGCGCTGCGGGTCACCAAGCGGTCCAGGGCCGGCAGTACATGCGCGCCCTGCAACACAAAGGCGTAAGGCTCGGTGACTTTGTAGAACACCCGCACATCCAGCTGCACCACGCCAGCGTCGCCGGTCAGCAGGTAACCGGAACCGGCCAGCGCATCACTTAACGGCGTGGCGAAGCTGGCCACGCGGTCGGCCTGGATCGCCGCGTCGGAGCGCAGCAGGTTCTCCACCCGACGTTCGATCACTCGGTCGGCGGCGGGCAACAGCACCACCTGTTCGAACGGCTGCGGCCAGGCCAGCAACAGCCCGGCATTCTGGATACGGTCGAGGGCGCCGAAGTGCAGCACCACGGCGCGGTTCTGCGGGTCGATCTGGCGCACATTGGAAAACGCCCAGGCCAACGCCGCCAGCACCGTCACCGCGTACAAGGCCATGAACGTCAGGCGCCCGGCCTGGATCCACGGGCTGTCGGGGCTGTCACGCTCGGTCATGGCTGGACGTCCTTCGGCCCGTCCACCAATGCGCGGAACGGTGCGGCGTCGGTGCGCAGGATGATCCTGGTACCCGGCGTGACCACCGTGCCCAAGGTGTCGAGGGACCGCAGCAGGTTATACAACTGCGGATTGCCCGCGTAGGCACGCCCGTAAATCTGCGCTGCTTCAACCCGCGATTGCGCTTCGATATCGGCGGCTTTCACCGTGGCATCGGCTTGCACAATGCGCGCATCGCGCTCGGCGGCGGAACGGATCTGCGCCGCCTCGCGCTTGCCCACCGCAGTGCGTTCGGTGGCGATGGTTTCACGTTCGGCGCGCATGCGGTCGACCGTGGCGGTGAGGGTCACCGACGGCAACGTCAGCCGCTCGATCCCCACTTGGGCCACACGCACGCCATACGTGGTGAGCAATTGTTGATCAATCTGTTGGCGCAATTGCGCTTCAAAATCGGCAATGCGCACCTGGTTGGCGTC
Above is a genomic segment from Pseudomonas azadiae containing:
- the hflK gene encoding protease modulator HflK → MTERDSPDSPWIQAGRLTFMALYAVTVLAALAWAFSNVRQIDPQNRAVVLHFGALDRIQNAGLLLAWPQPFEQVVLLPAADRVIERRVENLLRSDAAIQADRVASFATPLSDALAGSGYLLTGDAGVVQLDVRVFYKVTEPYAFVLQGAHVLPALDRLVTRSAVALTAARDLDTILVARPELIGTDNGAAERRERLRGDLVQGINKRLAELASTGLGLGIAVTRVDVQSSLPGPAVNAFNAVLTASQQADKAVANARTDAEKLTQNAAQQADRLVQVAHAQASERLANAQAQTATVASLAQVKDPGLLLRLYRERLPKILGQAGSVTTVDPKDDARLIIQGAEQ
- a CDS encoding cation-translocating P-type ATPase, whose amino-acid sequence is MSAPMLTSAEQRSAARQLTLAMLALGLLVLGLVWRGFAPDQTGVSQLLLGVASLLVAVPVMRSAWYSLRFPSLHGITDQLIALAMLGAWATGDLLTAALLPIIMIFGHVLEERSVIGSQEAIHALGKLTRSHARRVQADGSIVEVDNGTLNTGDVVEVRAGDRVPADGVVLSGQASLDTAPITGESVPLEASVGVQVFGGAINLDGVLRLEVTRTGNESTLGKVIALMQNAERSKPPITRLLERYAGSYMVLVLLLAAVTWFVTQDAQAMLAVLVAACPCALVLSAPATAIAGIAVAARHGILIRSSAFLEELADLTSLVVDKTGTLTFGTLRLQSIDTAVPDRQIVLNLAASLGSASSHPVSRALAVLAPQEHRLALSDIRERQGLGVVAQTDQGEAALGRPELFEQLGIVTTAVPTHDGPIAGLALNGQFLAWLLLADSVKPEARQALQELRDLGLGRQLLLTGDRQSVADSLALEVGISDVEAQALPEDKLNRVLGEIGSGFRPMVVGDGINDSLALKAGVVGVAMGAGGADIALASADVVLIGSDLRRLGTCVRLSRQCRQTLQVNVIIGLGWTLAIVVFAAFGWLGAAGAMIAAVLHNLSTLLVLGNAGRLLRFQEPLLKLED